The Plasmodium vinckei vinckei genome assembly, chromosome: PVVCY_14 genome window below encodes:
- a CDS encoding AAR2 protein, putative yields MIETGISNGNPNDGDNYFLYNDKCSLVLVIDYDTENEKDVYKNVDKNDENNVVSLLDNINWEKENEQMIEELNDEIINEANPGIDSKNLTDEKFEEMILSTFKKDNFGKINNSSKKHGSFKGNIKLNVGLDYSNFSIDTPYKIIKFITKGSHFLYWSDDVLVGTRNDITKEFKMNEMKKNNCEEMRNSRFVYFDTKNKLLVLKYSLKNKNFQYLKEDNSIYKYFFDLHKIDFMDDNLIKYNKDSIMIYPYTYTKIWESVTSYINDEVINKIEPVNKTFSSSFLEEDKKDKDSGNKGEINFHNQPYMFYSVIPKYPTSMGSKKEPNKHEEKEQNDELYNGKNNKKEDGVSEENNEYKNNEMDNHTENTAYFECIHIDNKYKYTPSDLTLINLEKFWILEEIIKQEYTYIYYNDEKKEAFHKYSNKLFYILGEFQFSFILFHIGFNYQSFIQWRNLFELFSNSQILVTKHTDFFEILLKVVSIHLSYLSDDFFDNKENSFILFGVYNIFDIISNIEDINENIKSVVDSIDAIIYNKLGLHIPDLSFVYEEYQPTYVNDD; encoded by the exons ATGATTGAAACGGGCATTTCAAATGGAAACCCGAATGACGGAgacaattattttttgtataatgaTAAATGTTCTCTTGTTTTGGTAATTGATTATGATAcggaaaatgaaaaagatgtCTATAAGAATgtagataaaaatgatgagaATAATGTAGTAAGTTTGTtggataatataaattgggagaaagaaaatgaacaaaTGATTGAAGAGTTGaatgatgaaataattaatgaaGCAAACCCTGGAATAGATAGTAAAAATTTAACTGATGAAAAATTTGAAGAAATGATATTAAGTACATTCAAAAAGGATAAttttggaaaaataaacaacAGTAGTAAAAAACATGGTTCGTTTAAGGGGAATATAAAACTGAATGTAGGATTAGATTATTCTAATTTTTCAATAGATACaccatataaaattattaaatttataacaaAAGGAAGCCACTTTCTTTATTGGAGTGATGATGTATTAGTTGGTACTCGAAATGATATAACTAAAGAGTTTAAAATGaatgaaatgaaaaaaaacaattgtGAAGAAATGAGAAACAGTagatttgtttattttgatacaaaaaataaattactagtcttaaaatatagcttaaaaaataaaaattttcaatacTTAAAAGAAGACAAtagtatttataaatatttttttgatctTCATAAAATTGATTTTATGGATGATAATTTaatcaaatataataaagacTCTATTATGATTTATCCATACacatatacaaaaatatgggAAAGTGTAACTAGCTATATTAATGATGAAGTAATCAATAAAATAGAACCtgttaataaaacattttcttcatctttTTTAGAAGAGGAcaaaaaagataaagatAGTGGAAATAAAGGTGAAATCAATTTTCATAATCAGCCATACATGTTTTACTCTGTAATTCCAAAATATCCTACAAGCATGGGAAGTAAAAAGGAGCCCAATAAGcatgaagaaaaagaacaaaatgaCGAGTTATATAATggtaaaaacaataaaaaggaaGATGGTGTTTCGGAAGAAAacaatgaatataaaaataatgaaatggATAACCACACGGAAAATACAGCTTATTTCGAATGTATTCatattgataataaatacaagTATACTCCCTCAGATTTGACTTTGataaatttagaaaaatttTGGATATTAgaagaaataattaaacaagaatatacatatatatattataacgatgaaaaaaaagaagcaTTCCATAAATATTCTAATAAacttttttacattttagGAGAATTtcaattttcttttatccTATTTCATATAGGGTTTAATTATCAATCTTTTATACAGTGGAGAAATTTGTTTGAACTTTTTTCGAATTCTCAAATTTTGGTGACTAAGCATACAG atttctttgaaatattattaaaggTTGTAAGTATCCATTTAAGCTATTTGAGTGAcgatttttttgataataaagaaaacaGTTTCATTCTTTTTGGagtttataatatttttgatataattaGCAATATAGAagatattaatgaaaatataaaaagtgtGGTTGATTCAATAGAtgcaattatttataacaaGTTAGGTCTGCATATCCCAGATCTATCTTTTGTATATGAGGAATATCAGCCAACGTATGTTAATGATGACTAA
- a CDS encoding mitogen-activated protein kinase phosphatase 1, putative: protein MIYDPIDFEALKKEIKNEEENNNSRADNRHNLLSNAKIKFKIISPFYLYNYMQLLLDQGKNKSIFIVDIRNGNFHNQEYIKNSIHISDTNKINGIKNEIIKKKNENIKIIFYDNEDAQELNKYQNIVAFHFSDLKADLYFLKGGYTNWKKEFYFLCLKGDQKDGSIPATIVNNNLNIITKHINSARSIDSLAPYINYPIKICDNVYVGNMIHINNMLVYRYLEISCVYDFTSSGFAVKNNKDVKYLRYNTTKGEFEYKNTQKDASINYITFLDNSMIYHIISSMVLNINFGHVEDDKIENNSDNAINKSGQNILESNAIMNNNKHQPNNFKKNILIICNDGIKEESNKQKINSISLIISMCYIIYSKKYNLNLAIAYMIKICNNLSIASQTRTILQNFYNYLVRINFNIHINPSSKDNINNRKCKIENSKDSSINTMDKPPNNHNNRDTQQPQINNSNKEIVIDALKNEELLNLIKKYEINISHILLDYSKEYVVYINKEYIIEDIEIIEEKAQEIEYTYYEYLIQSLLYYIYNKKDQDINHDKINSLLKILKNINSDNKIDNSYKFPYCSLILINLCKILNFENSTEFENAEKIKYESYTNIQFDIFSILCNSIITCIDFIIYNYENNCNFKITSKEYELTIKTTSQDLKDKSIDKNIYMIFLSLKYLLSVFFQFYLHPSISKNKFSYIDQIYNTLQQIDKFADYYYSIFNININSFLNNNYKAQICPFDYLPLYLSDILRPFIIITNYLE from the coding sequence ATGATATATGATCCCATCGATTTCGAGGCTTTGAAAAAGGAAATCAAAAACGAAgaggaaaataataactcCAGAGCTGATAACCGACATAATCTCTTATCAAatgcaaaaataaaattcaaaataataagtcCCTTCTAcctatataattatatgcaaCTTCTTTTAGACCAggggaaaaataaaagtatatttaTCGTAGACATAAGAAATGGAAACTTCCATAATCaagaatatattaaaaattctaTACACATAAGTGATactaacaaaataaatggaattaaaaatgaaataataaaaaaaaaaaacgaaaatattaaaattatattttatgataatGAAGATGCTCAAGAACTAAATAAGTATCAAAATATTGTggcttttcatttttcagATCTTAAAGctgatttatattttttaaaaggaGGTTATACAAATTGGAAAAAAGAATTCTATTTTCTTTGCTTAAAGGGTGATCAAAAAGATGGTTCTATTCCTGCTACtattgtaaataataatcttAATATCATAACTAAGCATATTAATAGTGCCAGAAGTATCGACTCTTTGGCTCCATATATTAACTATcccataaaaatatgtgacAATGTCTATGTAGGAAATATGAtccatattaataatatgctTGTATACAGATATTTAGAAATATCATGTGTATATGATTTTACTTCCTCTGGTTTTGCtgtgaaaaataataaagatgtCAAATATTTAAGGTACAATACTACAAAAGGAGaatttgaatataaaaacaccCAAAAAGATGCCtccataaattatattaccTTTTTAGATAACAGTATgatttatcatattataaGTAGTATGGttttaaacataaattttGGCCATGTAGAAGAcgataaaattgaaaataattctgATAATGCTATAAACAAATCTggacaaaatatattagaaaGTAATGCTATTATGAATAACAATAAGCATCAGcctaataattttaaaaaaaatattttaataatatgcaaTGATGGAATAAAAGAAGAATcaaacaaacaaaaaatcAACAGTATTAGTTTAATAATTTCGATgtgttatattatatatagtaaaaaGTATAACCTTAATTTAGCAATTGCTTATATGattaaaatatgcaatAATCTGAGTATAGCTTCTCAAACGAGAAcgattttacaaaatttttacaaCTACTTAGTAcgaattaattttaatatacatataaaccCCTCTTCTAaggataatataaataatcgaaaatgtaaaattgaaaattctAAAGATTCTTCTATTAATACTATGGATAAACCTCCTAATAATCATAATAACAGAGACACACAACAACcacaaattaataattcaaataaagaaatagtaatagatgctttaaaaaatgaagaactTCTTAacttaattaaaaaatatgaaataaatatttcccATATTCTACTAGATTATTCAAAGGAATATGTTgtttacataaataaagaatacATAATAGAAGATATTGAAATAATTGAAGAAAAAGCTCAAGAAATTGAATATACttattatgaatatttaattcaatCTCTgttatattacatatataataaaaaggacCAAGATATAAAccatgataaaataaatagtttattaaaaatattaaaaaatatcaatagtgataataaaatagacaACTCATATAAATTCCCTTATTGctcattaattttaataaacttATGTAAAATCcttaattttgaaaattcaACTGAATTCGAAAATgcagaaaaaataaaatatgaatcgtatacaaatattcaatttgatatattttccatattatgtaatagtattattacatgtattgattttattatatacaattatgaaaataattgcaattttaaaataacttCAAAAGAATACGAATTAACGATAAAGACTACATCTCAGGACTTAAAAGATAAATctattgataaaaatatttatatgatatttttatcattaaaatatttattaagtGTTTTTTTCCAGTTTTATCTTCATCCGTCTATTTcgaaaaacaaattttcatatatagaccaaatatataatacactACAACAAATTGATAAGTTCGcagattattattattctatttttaatataaatattaactCATTTCTAAATAACAACTATAAGGCACAAATATGCCCCTTTGATTATTTGCCACTTTACCTTTCCGATATATTAAGgccatttattataatcacCAATTACCTGGAGTAA
- a CDS encoding membrane integral peptidase, M50 family, putative — MTSRNIISYFNDIQTEKRHLSSNWLLIHNEKSYEDYKHQSYLSFILSLLPLFLISVIHLSITMNGYYIGHLFLTISYLLSICFFILYFYNSYTIFVLFVFFSFIISLCLHEFSHALVAYKYGDITMVYKGYLYLDILNYLDIFHTLVIPLVTLFITGFGIPGNLYWLQLHFIRSRFQLSFIFLSGPISDILYILLFVFFYNMYTFFKKNKKFNVKPHPALFVSLATSISFLVESFLLNICPILGFDGWGIIEPYLPYFLNDLINEEIVYNFLSYICPLLVFIYFNFIETKFLFFTKITNYILQDLFGIAIYHAAYGANSFPTLYSYLKKL; from the exons ATGACTTcaagaaatataatatcatattttaatgataTTCAAACGGAGAAAAGGCACTTATCAAGTAATTGGTTGTTAATacataatgaaaaaagttATGAGGATTATAAGCATCAAAgttatttatcatttatattgtcattattaccattatttttgataagTGTAATACATTTATCAATTACAATGAATGGTTATTATATTGggcatttatttttaacaatatcatatttgctttccatttgtttttttattttatatttttacaattcttatactatatttgttttgtttgtatttttttcatttataatatctttATGTTTACATGAGTTTTCTCATGCTTTAGTTGCTTATAAATATGGCGATATTACTATGGTATATAAAgggtatttatatttggacattttgaattatttggACATATTCCATACGTTGGTAATACCATTAgtaacattatttataacagGATTTGGTATACCAGGAAATTTATATTGGTTGCAACTACATTTTATAAGAAGTAGATTTCAgttatcttttatatttttgtccGGGCCAATATcagatattttatatattttactatttgtttttttttataatatgtacacattttttaaaaagaataaaaaatttaatgtgAAGCCCCACCCTGCTTTATTCGTATCTTTAGCAACATCAATATCTTTCCTAGTAGAatcatttcttttaaatatttgcCCTATTCTTGGATTTGATGGATGGGGGATTATCGAGCCATATTTGCCTTATTTCTTAAACGactt aatcAACGAAGAGATTGTTTACAACTTCTTATCTTACATATGCCCACTtcttgtttttatatattttaattttattgagacaaaatttctttttttcacaaaaattacaaattaCATATTACAAGATCTTTTTGGAATTGCAATATATCATGCAGCCTATGGCGCCAATTCATTTCCAACATTGTATTCATATCTCAAAAAACTAtga